A stretch of the Gracilinanus agilis isolate LMUSP501 chromosome 4, AgileGrace, whole genome shotgun sequence genome encodes the following:
- the FAAP100 gene encoding Fanconi anemia core complex-associated protein 100 has translation MAEDNQRVDYLAGFCCPVGGLAAGKPRVLCYESEIYLSNGSEFVYIYNQEGKLLNAVYRFPDQVWHLELLTLRKELYVLCARNGIYCLSLDPQSRLMNQADGEDKEGDFPSSVFPVDSDSCVFPDATLCAFTVLNDIIITLAQGPSKWKMRLFEQPQGSDEDPRPGSQFSEVEFSTCILPSGSNGKPLASRFLPVLCCASPPGTSVPHIPWHSSGGFVLEETLFGLLFGADAALLESPMILCGFPDGQLCCVPLKALLSPEVALGGPETPVKILHHLEEPVVFIGALQTEPRILEDMDEKPLNEDTSCDCMVAVGHYGKMIAIKSSREEGGNLVPELREYYIRGPILCAACGVGSRMYYSTHSDLSVVDLACNSNPSEPEKIDNAQGVLPPVLSPASLSICSVVTLSVSSRAPKGEAELLALSAKGRLMTCSLDLGSEDSRPVRMNTGKVGQKIKELLSGIGNVSERVSFLKKAVDQRNRALTCLNEAMNVSCALLSNREGPKPISCTTTTAWSRFQLQDVLTATCLLENSSDYNLDQGWTFCIQVFTSSCALEVDSVGSAITYTIPVDQLTPGSKREVTLPLGSNENGKLDLPVTISCALFYSLKEILGSALTSSDSLDAPFFDDCPPDILPDRDGIFLPLGEYTVDMLQCLRFPSLVVAEVQVPGLPSPTNDPVKTFLEASRGQVEPEHMKNIEPIGPDFLRAKYLPPSVASVKVSSELLKTALKEYCSEVPLCCATLQWLLAENSIVDIVKTQVLTEVQGMAPDGNDIHLLVREVAVTELCPAGPIQAVEIQMESPSLANMCRVHHAVIRRIQVMIMDQAAQGSNPPDLRVQYLRQIHANHEMLLKEVQALRDRLCVEDDASASAAAEKLLQVYKQLRNPSLILL, from the exons ATGGCAGAGGACAACCAAAGAGTGGATTATCTGGCTGGGTTTTGCTGCCCAGTTGGGGGTCTGGCTGCAGGCAAACCTCGGGTACTGTGCTATGAGTCAGAAATCTACCTCTCCAATGGGAGTGAATTCGTCTATATCTACAACCAAGAAGGAAAACTGCTAAAT GCTGTGTATAGGTTTCCTGATCAAGTCTGGCATCTGGAGCTTCTCACCTTACGTAAGGAGCTCTATGTCCTGTGTGCTCGAAATGGCATTTACTGTTTGTCATTGGACCCTCAAAGCAG GTTGATGAACCAGGCTGATGGTGAGGACAAAGAAGGTGATTTCCCTTCAAGTGTATTTCCTGTGGACTCAGACTCCTGTGTCTTCCCTGATGCTACTCTGTGTGCTTTCACGGTGCTGAATGACATCATCATCACCCTGGCTCAGGGCCCATCCAAATGGAAGATGAGACTGTTTGAGCAGCCCCAAGGCTCCGATGAGGACCCCAGGCCAGGGAGCCAGTTCAGTGAAGTGGAGTTCTCTACCTGCATCTTGCCATCAGGGAGCAATGGAAAACCCCTAGCCTCTCGCTTTCTCCCAGTCCTGTGCTGTGCATCCCCTCCAGGGACCAGTGTTCCTCACATACCTTGGCATAGTTCTGGAGGTTTTGTGCTAGAGGAGACCCTCTTTGGTTTGCTTTTTGGAGCAGATGCTGCCCTTCTGGAGTCTCCCATGATCCTTTGTGGTTTTCCAGATGGTCAGTTGTGCTGTGTACCTTTGAAGGCCCTGTTGTCTCCTGAAGTGGCTCTTGGTGGCCCAGAAACTCCAGTCAAGATACTTCATCACTTAGAAGAGCCTGTGGTCTTCATTGGAGCTCTGCAAACAGAACCAAGAATCCTAGAAGACATGGATGAGAAACCACTAAATGAAGATACAAGCTGTGACTGTATGGTAGCTGTTGGTCACTATGGCAAAATGATTGCCATTAAGTCCAGTCgagaagaaggaggaaatttAGTGCCAGAACTCAGAGAATACTACATTAGAGGACCTATCCTTTGCGCTGCCTGTGGTGTGGGAAGCCGCATGTATTACAGCACCCATTCTGATCTCTCTGTGGTTGACCTTGCTTGTAACAGCAATCCCTCAGAACCTGAGAAGATAGATAATGCCCAGGGGGTCCTACCGCCAGTTCTGTCTCCAGCCAGTTTAAGTATCTGTAGTGTTGTGACCCTTTCTGTATCTTCTAGGGCACCTAAAG GTGAAGCAGAACTATTGGCCCTGTCTGCCAAGGGCCGACTAATGACCTGCAGCCTGGATCTGGGTTCTGAGGATTCTCGGCCAGTAAGGATGAACACAGGAAAAGTGGGTCAAAAAATTAAGGAATTACTCTCTGGAATTGGCAATGTCTCTGAGAG aGTGTCTTTCCTGAAGAAGGCAGTTGATCAGCGGAACCGTGCCCTGACGTGCCTCAATGAAGCCATGAATGTGAGCTGTGCCCTGCTGTCCAATCGGGAAGGACCAAAGCCCATTAGTTGTACCACTACTACTGCCTGGAGCCGCTTTCAACTTCAGGATGTGCTGACAGCCACTTGTTTGCTTGAGAATAGTAGTGACTACAATCTAGACCAGGGTTGGACCTTTTGCATTCAGGTGTTTACTAGTTCCTGTGCCTTAGAAGTGGACTCTGTTGGCTCTGCCATCACTTATACCATTCCAGTTGATCAGCTCACTCCTGGCAGTAAAAGAGAAGTGACATTACCACTTGGTTCCAACGAAAATGGCAAACTAGACCTACCTGTGACCATATCCTGTGCACTATTTTACAGCTTGAAAGAGATTCTGGGCAGTGCTTTAACCTCTTCAGATTCTCTGGATGCCCCCTTTTTTGATGACTGCCCCCCTGATATCCTGCCTGACCGGGATGGTATCTTCCTGCCCCTGGGTGAATACACTGTGGACATGCTACAGTGCCTTCGTTTCCCTAGCCTTGTGGTGGCTGAAGTGCAAGTTCCAGGCCTTCCCAGCCCTACCAATGATCCTGTGAAAACCTTTTTAGAAGCCTCCAGGGGACAAGTAGAGCCTGAACATATGAAAAACATCGAGCCAATAGGACCAGATTTCCTTAGAGCCAAATACCTTCCACCATCAGTGGCCTCAGTCAAGGTATCATCTGAGCTGCTCAAAACTGCCCTGAAGGAGTATTGTTCAG AAGTCCCCCTGTGTTGTGCTACTCTCCAGTGGCTATTGGCTGAGAATTCCATAGTGGACATAGTGAAGACACAAGTGCTGACAGAAGTCCAGGGGATGGCCCCAGACGGAAATGACATCCACCTCCTCGTCCGAGAG GTGGCTGTGACTGAGCTATGCCCTGCAGGGCCCATCCAGGCTGTGGAAATCCAGATGGAGAGCCCCTCTCTGGCTAACATGTGCAGGGTGCATCATGCAGTGATCAGACGCATCCAG